The proteins below are encoded in one region of Sminthopsis crassicaudata isolate SCR6 chromosome 1, ASM4859323v1, whole genome shotgun sequence:
- the LOC141551652 gene encoding uncharacterized protein LOC141551652: MLTPAAPLGPQAAMPLAEKAPGPSAAGQDRPSRGPHREGVGAENQPPMGCAPDAPQGADPGPSPVWAHPSSPKQPSAAGPQQPPLENCGAACSGTLQVVLCNHSLWLTFHRQQNEMRLSRPGRAMFPFLAYHIRGMDPRARYRVFVDMVRVDQHHWRYEEAGWAPGGVEESHVPGNQVYAHPDSPNTGAHWMGREIAFKMLKLSNEEPAGRSAPRALRLRSQHRYRPRLHVEEVACGDQEAPGAPSRSHVFSFPETEFIAVTAYRNRELIRLKIEHNPYARAFRTDAPSAGALSAGQPPGPAAAAPSSEAAPDPAGQRPVPRERQARDREIWPGGTLTDSEAAAPGERAPKKRRLSPGPSGSPAMSSARPQRAAQAQRLPAPEASAKASPAAAAERPGGLLGTEEAAVQGGNSAIPAACWAMQQPQQPLHWGLDCTPSSLQTSTAPLAASYGFGLEGLLDLLQEPTLPAEPSQDSGGDSRPSLPLHPVPGAHGEPTKC; this comes from the coding sequence ATGCTCACTCCCGCAGCCCCTCTAGGCCCTCAGGCGGCCATGCCCTTGGCCGAGAAGGCCCCAGGCCCCAGTGCCGCGGGGCAGGACCGCCCCTCCCGGGGGCCCCACAGGGAAGGCGTCGGAGCTGAGAACCAGCCCCCGATGGGCTGTGCTCCTGACGCCCCGCAGGGCGCGGATCCCGGCCCTTCTCCTGTCTGGGCCCATCCCTCCTCGCCGAAGCAGCCCTCGGCGGCGGGGCCCCAGCAGCCTCCCCTGGAGAACTGCGGCGCCGCTTGCTCCGGAACGCTCCAGGTCGTCCTCTGCAACCATTCCCTGTGGCTCACGTTCCATCGGCAGCAGAACGAAATGCGCCTCAGCAGGCCGGGCCGGGCCATGTTCCCCTTCCTGGCTTACCACATCCGGGGCATGGACCCCCGGGCCCGCTACCGCGTCTTTGTGGACATGGTGCGCGTCGACCAGCATCACTGGCGCTATGAGGAGGCCGGGTGGGCTCCGGGTGGAGTCGAAGAGAGCCACGTTCCCGGGAACCAGGTGTATGCGCACCCAGACTCCCCCAACACGGGCGCGCACTGGATGGGGCGCGAGATCGCCTTTAAAATGCTCAAGCTCAGCAACGAGGAGCCCGCTGGCCGGAGCGCGCCGCGCGCCCTCCGGCTCCGGTCTCAGCACCGGTACCGGCCCCGGCTCCACGTGGAAGAAGTCGCCTGTGGAGACCAGGAAGCGCCGGGCGCCCCCTCCCGGAGCCACGTCTTCAGCTTCCCCGAGACCGAGTTCATTGCCGTGACTGCTTATCGCAACCGGGAGCTCATCCGCCTCAAAATCGAGCACAATCCCTATGCCAGGGCCTTCCGCACAGACGCGCCCTCGGCAGGAGCCTTGAGCGCCGGGCAGCCGCCGGGaccagccgccgccgccccctcctCAGAGGCGGCTCCGGACCCCGCCGGCCAACGGCCAGTGCCCCGAGAGCGCCAGGCCCGGGACCGGGAAATCTGGCCTGGCGGCACCCTGACGGACTCGGAAGCTGCAGCCCCGGGGGAAAGGGCCCCCAAGAAGAGGCGTCTGTCTCCTGGGCCTTCAGGCAGCCCCGCCATGTCCTCAGCGAGGCCCCAGCGAGCAGCCCAGGCCCAGCGGCTGCCGGCTCCAGAAGCCAGCGCCAAAGCCTCCCCAGCAGCAGCTGCTGAGCGCCCTGGCGGCCTGCTGGGGACAGAAGAGGCCGCTGTGCAGGGGGGGAACAGCGCGATCCCCGCGGCCTGCTGGGCCATGCAGCAGCCCCAGCAGCCCCTGCACTGGGGCTTGGACTGCACTCCCAGCAGCCTGCAGACCTCCACTGCTCCACTTGCCGCGTCTTATGGCTTCGGTCTAGAGGGTCTGCTCGACCTCCTGCAGGAGCCCACATTGCCGGCAGAACCCTCCCAGGACAGCGGTGGGGACAGCCGCCCATCTCTACCTCTGCACCCTGTCCCTGGAGCCCACGGAGAGCCAA
- the LOC141551647 gene encoding transcription elongation factor A protein 1-like: MVQNKNAAGALDLLKELQDVPMTLELLRSTKIGISVNTVRKQSTDEEVTSLAKSLVTRWKKSVSGPSKTEETKKGTCSLFPMSKAKEETKASDSFIKAFPRAPSTSGSVPIKCRELLAAALRTGGDYFAIGADVEELGAQIEEAAYQELRNRDMKYQNRLRRRTANLKDAKKPNLRKNVLCGNIPPDSFARMTAVEMASEELKEMRRNLTKEAIRIHQMARTGGTQTDLFRCGKCNKKNGT; encoded by the exons ATGGTGCAGAACAAGAACGCGGCCGGGGCCCTGGATTTACTAAAGGAACTTCAAGACGTTCCCATGACTCTGGAATTATTGAGGTCCACAAAAATTGGAATATCGGTAAATACTGTGCGCAAGCAGAGCACAGATGAAGAAGTCACATCATTAGCCAAGTCTCTCGTCACACGCTGGAAGAAGTCGGTCTCTGGGCCCTCCAAGACTGAAGAAACCAAAAAAGGGACCTGCTCACTCTTCCCAAT GAGCAAAGCAAAGGAAGAGACAAAGGCTTCTGATTCCTTCATTAAAGCTTTCCCCCGGGCACCAAGCACTTCAGGTTCGGTTCCAATCAAGTGCCGAGAGTTGCTTGCTGCAGCCCTCAGAACTGGAGGTGACTACTTCGCTATTGGCGCCGATGTAGAAGAACTGGGCGCTCAGATTGAGGAAGCTGCATATCAGGAGTTACGGAACAGGGACATGAAGTATCAAAACAGGCTACGAAGGAGAACAGCAAATCTCAAGGATGCAAAGAAGCCAAACTTAAGGAAAAACGTACTGTGTGGGAACATACCTCCAGATTCCTTTGCTAGAATGACTGCAGTCGAAATGGCTAGTGAGGAACTTAAAGAGATGCGCAGAAACCTGACCAAAGAAGCTATTAGAATACATCAAATGGCCCGGACGGGTGGGACCCAAACGGACCTATTTCGATGTGGCAAATGTAACAAGAAGAACGGTACCTAG
- the LOC141541278 gene encoding leukocyte immunoglobulin-like receptor subfamily A member 1: MDSTVIFLISIGTLPRPFLWADPSPVVNQGVNVTLRCQGLLGSDRFQLWMDGELREERNDSWSQADFVLRSVDDFNDARSYRCRSGQGPFWSELSDPLALVVMTATPSSASSVLASLRIGQGGSRARTSHMLQDGQSYSVALLEAKSLEPLQLQKPEGRQAGFSLPSARTKDSGSYSCIYYKKIPPYTGSYPSHALELTVLGDYMKTL; encoded by the exons ATGGACTCCACAGTGATATTCCTGATCTCCATTG GCACTCTTCCCAGGCCCTTCCTTTGGGCTGACCCAAGTCCTGTGGTCAACCAAGGAGTAAATGTGACCCTCAGGTGCCAGGGCCTATTGGGAAGTGACAGATTCCAGCTCTGGATGGATGGAGAGctcagagaggagagaaatgacTCGTGGTCACAGGCAGACTTTGTGCTCAGGAGTGTGGATGACTTCAATGATGCCAGAAGCTACAGGTGCCGCTCAGGGCAGGGGCCCTTCTGGTCAGAGCTCAGTGACCCCCTGGCCCTGGTGGTGATGACAG ccacaCCCAGCTCTGCCAGCTCTGTCCTGGCTTCACTGAGGATTGGGCAAGGGGGTAGCAGGGCAAGGACCAGTCACATGCTGCAGGATGGGCAA AGCTACAGTGTTGCCCTCCTGGAGGCAAAGAGCCTGGAGCCCTTACAGCTACAGAAGCCTGAAGGGAGACAGGCTGGCTTCTCACTTCCATCTGCGAGGACCAAGGACAGTGGGAGCTACAGCTGTATTTACTACAAGAAGATACCCCCCTATACTGGCTCATATCCCAGCCATGCCCTGGAGCTGACTGTGTTGGGTGACTACATGAAAACCCTCTAA